The following are from one region of the Salicibibacter kimchii genome:
- a CDS encoding adenine phosphoribosyltransferase, with protein sequence MDYKKHIEIIEDYPVKGVQFKDITPLMQNGEVYQRAIDEMAEYVKSKDVDVIAAPEARGFVVGCPIAYTLNKSFVPVRKSGKLPRMVVETNYGLEYGKASLAIHKDAINPGDRVLITDDLLATGGTIEATIQLVEELGGQVVGCAFLIELAYLEHGEKLKNYDVYSLMTFD encoded by the coding sequence ATGGATTATAAAAAACATATTGAAATTATCGAAGACTATCCGGTAAAGGGCGTCCAATTTAAAGATATTACGCCTCTCATGCAAAATGGGGAAGTCTATCAACGAGCGATCGATGAAATGGCCGAATATGTAAAATCAAAAGACGTCGATGTCATCGCGGCACCGGAAGCACGAGGGTTTGTTGTCGGTTGTCCGATCGCGTATACACTAAACAAAAGTTTTGTGCCTGTACGAAAATCCGGAAAGCTGCCGCGAATGGTCGTTGAGACGAATTATGGCCTTGAATACGGGAAAGCAAGTCTTGCCATTCATAAAGATGCCATCAATCCGGGGGATCGGGTGCTGATCACCGACGACCTTCTCGCGACCGGAGGCACGATCGAAGCGACGATCCAGCTCGTGGAAGAGCTGGGCGGACAAGTCGTCGGCTGTGCATTTCTCATTGAACTTGCTTATTTGGAGCATGGAGAGAAATTGAAAAACTATGATGTTTATTCGCTGATGACGTTTGATTGA
- a CDS encoding RelA/SpoT family protein, with protein MTKEQVMEKMGEYLSEEQVEFIDRAYRYAEQYHDGQFRKSGEPYIRHPVQVAGILVDLQLEPATIAGAFLHDVVEDTEVTVEDLTELFGEEVAMLVDGVTKLKKIKYKSKAEQQAENHRKMVVAMARDIRVIMIKLADRLHNLRTLKYLSPDKQRRIAKETLEIFAPLAHRLGISTIKWEMEDIALRYLDPQQYYRIVNLMKQKRAEREQYIEEVMDDIRESVKELNVEADISGRPKHIYSIYRKMTIQKKQFNEIYDLLAVRIIVRSIKDCYGVLGIIHTRWKPMPGRFKDYIAMPKANMYQSLHTTVLGPKGEPLEVQIRSEEMHRIAEYGVAAHWAYKEGQAVKQKSLDKLGWFREILEWQKDTSNAQEFMESLKIDLFSDMVFVFTPKGDVIELPRGSVPIDFSYRIHTEIGNQTIGAKVNGKMVPLDHQLKTGDIVDIMTSKHSYGPSQDWLKLTQSSHAKNKIKQFFKKERREENEQKGREAIEKELRAQDFSLKEVLTEANLQETAVKFSFSGQADMFTAVGYNGISAKQVVTRLTEKIRNKTKEQEKKTVTEAIKDIPTPARTRRSNTGVRVKGADNLLIRLSKCCNPVPGDDIRGFITKGRGVSVHRADCPNVADTEENQTRLIHVEWEPSLEKTKSYNVDIEVAGYDRRGLLNEVLNAIAESKTNINAVNGRSDKNKMAVIDITIVISNLDHLRKVVEKIKRLPDIYSVRRVLH; from the coding sequence ATGACGAAAGAACAAGTAATGGAGAAGATGGGTGAATATCTATCCGAAGAGCAAGTGGAGTTTATTGATCGCGCCTATCGTTATGCTGAACAATATCACGACGGCCAATTTCGCAAATCAGGGGAACCGTATATCCGTCACCCCGTTCAGGTCGCGGGAATATTGGTCGATCTTCAATTAGAACCCGCAACCATTGCCGGTGCTTTTTTGCATGATGTGGTTGAAGATACGGAAGTGACCGTTGAAGATCTTACGGAATTGTTCGGGGAAGAAGTTGCCATGCTCGTGGATGGCGTGACGAAATTAAAAAAGATCAAATATAAATCGAAAGCGGAACAGCAAGCGGAAAATCACCGCAAAATGGTTGTTGCCATGGCCCGTGACATCCGTGTTATTATGATAAAATTGGCCGATCGCCTTCACAATCTACGGACACTTAAATACTTGTCCCCTGATAAACAGAGGCGAATTGCGAAAGAGACGCTCGAAATTTTTGCCCCTCTTGCCCACAGACTCGGGATTTCTACCATCAAATGGGAAATGGAAGACATTGCCCTCCGTTACTTGGACCCCCAACAATACTATCGGATCGTCAATCTAATGAAACAAAAGCGTGCGGAGCGAGAGCAATACATTGAAGAAGTGATGGATGACATCCGGGAAAGTGTCAAAGAATTAAATGTGGAAGCGGACATATCCGGACGCCCGAAGCATATTTACAGTATTTATCGCAAAATGACGATCCAGAAAAAACAATTCAATGAAATCTATGACCTACTCGCAGTGCGTATTATCGTCAGAAGCATCAAAGATTGCTATGGGGTGCTCGGCATTATTCATACCCGTTGGAAACCGATGCCGGGTAGATTTAAAGACTACATTGCCATGCCGAAAGCCAATATGTATCAATCGTTACACACGACGGTGCTCGGTCCTAAAGGGGAGCCGTTGGAAGTACAGATCCGTTCCGAAGAAATGCATCGTATAGCGGAATATGGGGTCGCCGCCCATTGGGCATACAAAGAAGGACAAGCCGTTAAGCAAAAATCCCTCGATAAACTCGGTTGGTTCAGGGAAATTCTGGAATGGCAAAAGGATACATCCAACGCACAAGAATTTATGGAATCCCTGAAAATCGATTTATTTTCCGATATGGTTTTCGTTTTCACTCCAAAAGGGGACGTGATTGAGTTGCCGAGAGGGTCGGTACCGATCGATTTTTCCTATCGCATTCATACAGAGATCGGGAACCAAACGATCGGCGCTAAAGTGAACGGTAAGATGGTACCCCTTGATCATCAGTTAAAAACCGGGGATATCGTTGACATCATGACATCAAAGCATTCGTACGGGCCGTCTCAAGATTGGTTAAAGCTGACGCAAAGTTCCCATGCCAAAAACAAAATCAAGCAATTCTTTAAAAAAGAACGTCGGGAAGAAAATGAACAAAAGGGACGCGAGGCGATTGAGAAAGAATTGCGCGCACAAGATTTCAGTCTGAAAGAGGTTCTAACCGAAGCCAATCTTCAAGAAACAGCGGTGAAATTCAGCTTTTCAGGACAAGCAGATATGTTCACGGCGGTTGGCTACAACGGCATCTCCGCGAAACAAGTGGTCACGCGGTTAACGGAAAAAATACGTAACAAGACGAAAGAACAAGAAAAAAAGACGGTGACCGAAGCAATCAAAGATATACCGACACCGGCGAGAACCCGTCGTTCCAACACCGGGGTACGTGTGAAAGGGGCGGACAACCTTCTTATCCGCCTGTCCAAATGCTGTAATCCGGTGCCCGGAGATGATATTCGCGGGTTTATCACGAAAGGGCGCGGCGTATCGGTTCATCGCGCCGATTGTCCGAATGTTGCAGATACAGAAGAAAATCAAACCCGTCTGATTCACGTAGAATGGGAGCCGTCACTGGAAAAGACAAAAAGCTATAACGTCGACATTGAAGTTGCCGGCTATGACCGCCGCGGACTTTTAAATGAAGTACTCAACGCGATCGCGGAATCAAAAACGAATATTAATGCCGTCAACGGGCGCTCGGATAAAAATAAAATGGCCGTGATTGATATTACGATTGTCATCAGTAATCTCGATCACTTGCGTAAAGTGGTGGAGAAAATCAAGCGCTTGCCCGATATTTATTCCGTGCGAAGGGTATTGCACTAG
- the dtd gene encoding D-aminoacyl-tRNA deacylase, whose translation MKALIQRSKHAQVNVGDRTIGAIEYGYVVFLGVTHEDTKHDARWLADKISNLRLFEDTEGKMNLSLLDTSGSILSISQFTLYGEAKKGRRPSFVQAAKPAQAEELYDYFNEQLRDIGIAVETGEFGAAMQVDLNNDGPVTLMLESP comes from the coding sequence GTGAAAGCTTTAATACAACGGAGCAAACACGCGCAGGTGAACGTTGGCGATAGAACCATTGGGGCTATTGAATATGGCTATGTCGTGTTTCTTGGCGTAACCCATGAAGATACGAAGCATGACGCTCGCTGGCTTGCGGATAAAATTTCTAACCTTCGCCTTTTCGAAGATACCGAAGGAAAGATGAATCTTTCGTTGCTCGATACGTCAGGGTCCATTTTATCCATTTCCCAATTTACCCTTTACGGGGAAGCCAAAAAAGGAAGACGGCCAAGTTTTGTGCAAGCAGCAAAGCCGGCACAAGCGGAAGAGCTCTACGATTACTTTAATGAACAATTGAGGGACATCGGCATTGCCGTTGAAACCGGGGAATTCGGGGCCGCGATGCAAGTGGATTTAAACAATGACGGTCCGGTGACGCTCATGCTGGAATCCCCGTAG
- the hisS gene encoding histidine--tRNA ligase: protein MSINIQRGTQDVLPDQSAQWQYVTEIAKDISRKYNYKEIRTPIFEATELFQRGVGNSTDIVQKEMYTFQDRSGRLITLRPEGTAPVVRSYVENKLHGGPQQPLKLYYYGPMFRYERPESGRMREFYQFGVEAIGSDDPAIDAEVIAMAMDFYQACGLDNLKLVINSLGDKESRASHKRALIDHFSPRIGEFCEDCQARLEQNPLRILDCKLDREHPLQETAPAILDYLNEESKRYFETVQRLLRDMDIPFVIDANLVRGLDYYTNTSFEIMLEEPEFGAITTLTGGGRYEGLIEELGGPPVSGIGFGLSIERLLMALNARDALPNVENKLDVYLVTVGDLAAEKGAGILRELRREGLSADKDYLSKKVKAQFKAANRLQAALTAIIGEEELAAGMVKLRDMSTGEEENIPIKWLAGHIKQLQKMP from the coding sequence ATGAGCATTAATATTCAAAGAGGAACCCAGGATGTTTTGCCTGATCAAAGCGCCCAGTGGCAATACGTGACAGAAATCGCCAAAGACATTAGTCGCAAGTACAATTACAAAGAAATCCGTACGCCGATCTTTGAAGCGACGGAACTGTTTCAACGCGGGGTGGGCAACAGTACGGACATTGTGCAAAAGGAGATGTATACGTTTCAGGATCGCAGTGGCCGTTTAATCACGCTGCGCCCGGAAGGGACAGCTCCCGTCGTGCGCTCTTATGTGGAAAATAAGCTCCACGGCGGGCCGCAACAACCCTTGAAGCTCTATTATTACGGTCCGATGTTTCGCTATGAACGTCCGGAATCAGGCCGGATGCGGGAGTTCTACCAATTTGGCGTAGAAGCAATCGGAAGCGATGATCCCGCGATAGACGCCGAAGTGATCGCGATGGCGATGGATTTTTATCAAGCTTGTGGGTTGGATAACTTGAAACTGGTAATCAACAGTTTGGGCGATAAAGAAAGCCGCGCCTCCCACAAACGCGCGCTCATCGATCATTTTTCCCCGCGCATTGGAGAGTTTTGTGAGGACTGCCAGGCACGCCTTGAACAAAATCCGTTACGAATATTAGACTGCAAGCTGGATCGCGAGCACCCGTTACAGGAAACGGCCCCGGCCATTCTTGACTATCTAAATGAAGAATCCAAGCGCTACTTTGAAACCGTGCAACGTTTGCTCCGTGATATGGATATCCCGTTTGTCATTGACGCCAATCTCGTGCGGGGCCTTGATTATTATACGAATACATCGTTTGAGATTATGCTCGAAGAACCCGAATTCGGAGCGATTACGACCCTCACCGGAGGGGGGCGCTATGAAGGGTTGATCGAAGAGTTGGGCGGACCGCCCGTCTCCGGCATTGGATTTGGATTAAGCATCGAGCGACTATTAATGGCGCTAAACGCTCGTGATGCTCTCCCGAATGTGGAAAACAAGCTTGACGTTTATCTTGTAACGGTCGGTGATCTTGCGGCTGAAAAGGGTGCAGGCATACTGAGGGAATTGCGACGCGAGGGTTTATCGGCAGACAAAGATTACCTAAGCAAAAAAGTAAAGGCCCAGTTCAAGGCGGCCAATCGTCTGCAAGCGGCCTTGACAGCCATCATAGGGGAAGAAGAATTGGCAGCCGGTATGGTGAAACTTCGCGATATGTCCACGGGCGAAGAAGAAAATATCCCGATAAAATGGCTCGCCGGACACATTAAACAGCTCCAAAAGATGCCATAA